A genome region from bacterium includes the following:
- the rplA gene encoding 50S ribosomal protein L1: MAHGKRYREALKHVDPEKLYEPQGAVAALKQAPRAKFDETIEAHIRLGIDPKQADQQVRGTVVLPHGTGKTVRVLAFAKGDKVKEAQEAGADYAGLEEFVEKVQGGWFDFDVAIATPDVMNVVGRLGRSLGPRGLMPNPKAGTVTFDVGRAVRETKGGKIEYRVDKTGIIHTAIGKASFSEQALSENFDTLINAVVRAKPSSSKGQYLKSISISATMGPGIKIDPSKAQAPVPV, encoded by the coding sequence ATGGCACATGGCAAGCGGTACCGTGAAGCGCTCAAGCACGTCGATCCGGAGAAGCTCTACGAACCGCAGGGCGCGGTGGCGGCGCTGAAGCAGGCGCCGCGCGCGAAGTTCGACGAGACCATCGAAGCGCACATCCGGCTCGGGATCGACCCGAAGCAGGCGGACCAGCAGGTCCGCGGCACGGTCGTCCTGCCGCACGGCACCGGGAAGACGGTCCGCGTACTCGCGTTCGCCAAGGGCGACAAGGTCAAAGAAGCGCAGGAGGCCGGCGCCGACTACGCCGGGCTCGAGGAGTTCGTGGAGAAGGTCCAGGGCGGTTGGTTCGACTTCGATGTCGCGATCGCGACGCCGGACGTGATGAACGTCGTCGGCCGTCTCGGCCGCTCGCTCGGCCCACGCGGCCTGATGCCGAACCCGAAGGCCGGCACCGTAACCTTCGACGTCGGCCGCGCCGTGCGCGAGACCAAGGGCGGCAAGATCGAGTACCGCGTGGACAAGACGGGCATCATCCACACCGCGATCGGCAAGGCCTCGTTCAGCGAGCAGGCGCTGTCCGAGAACTTCGACACACTCATCAACGCCGTCGTGCGGGCGAAGCCCTCGTCTTCGAAGGGCCAGTACCTCAAGAGCATCTCCATCAGCGCGACCATGGGCCCGGGCATCAAGATCGACCCGAGCAAGGCGCAGGCGCCCGTCCCGGTCTAA
- the rplK gene encoding 50S ribosomal protein L11 translates to MKKVVAIVKLQIPAGKATPAPPVGPALGQHGVNIMEFCKSYNEKTARQAGTIVPVEITIYADRTFAFVTKTPPASVLLKKAAGLETASGEPNKKKVGKVTRQQIREIAETKMPDLNARDIEAAMRMIEGTARSMGIEVA, encoded by the coding sequence ATGAAGAAAGTCGTCGCGATCGTCAAACTGCAGATTCCGGCCGGCAAGGCCACGCCCGCGCCGCCCGTCGGCCCGGCGCTCGGCCAGCACGGCGTGAACATCATGGAGTTCTGCAAGTCGTACAATGAAAAGACGGCGCGGCAGGCCGGGACGATCGTGCCGGTCGAGATCACGATCTACGCCGACCGGACGTTCGCGTTCGTCACCAAGACGCCGCCGGCGTCCGTGCTTCTGAAGAAGGCCGCGGGCCTCGAGACCGCGTCCGGGGAGCCGAACAAGAAGAAGGTCGGCAAGGTGACGCGCCAGCAGATCCGCGAGATCGCCGAGACGAAGATGCCGGACCTCAACGCGCGGGACATCGAGGCCGCGATGCGGATGATCGAGGGCACAGCGCGCAGCATGGGCATCGAGGTTGCATAA
- the nusG gene encoding transcription termination/antitermination protein NusG codes for MEPVSPEDEAARAARGARWFVIHTYSGYENKVRTNLERRIASMGQADKIFRILVPTEDEIEIKDGKRRIAKKKVFPGYVLVEMIMDDDSWYVVRNTPGVTGFVGSGAKPLPLQDREVKAILKQLGDETPKFRITYQKGSAVRINSGPFMDFSGVVDEILPEKEKVRVLVSIFGRETPVELDFAQVEKI; via the coding sequence GTGGAGCCGGTCAGCCCGGAAGACGAAGCTGCGCGCGCCGCCCGCGGCGCCCGGTGGTTCGTGATCCACACCTACTCGGGGTACGAGAACAAGGTCCGTACCAATCTCGAACGGCGGATCGCGTCGATGGGCCAAGCGGACAAGATCTTCCGGATCCTCGTGCCCACCGAGGACGAGATCGAGATCAAAGACGGCAAGCGGCGGATCGCCAAGAAGAAGGTGTTCCCCGGTTACGTGCTGGTCGAAATGATCATGGACGACGACTCCTGGTACGTTGTGCGCAACACGCCCGGCGTTACGGGATTCGTCGGTTCGGGCGCGAAGCCGCTGCCGCTGCAGGACCGCGAGGTCAAGGCGATTCTCAAACAGCTCGGCGACGAGACGCCGAAGTTCCGCATCACTTACCAGAAAGGCTCGGCGGTCCGGATCAACTCGGGACCTTTTATGGACTTCAGCGGCGTGGTCGACGAGATCTTGCCGGAGAAAGAAAAGGTGCGCGTGCTCGTGTCGATCTTCGGTCGGGAGACGCCGGTCGAGCTCGACTTCGCGCAGGTCGAGAAGATCTAG
- the secE gene encoding preprotein translocase subunit SecE encodes MPNVIEVSAQFLKEVRGEMNRVAWPDRQAVIASSVVVVFVLTVTALYLGGIDLVFAKLLEPILRSR; translated from the coding sequence ATGCCCAACGTTATCGAAGTCTCGGCGCAGTTCCTCAAGGAAGTCCGGGGCGAGATGAACCGTGTCGCATGGCCAGACCGCCAGGCGGTCATTGCCTCATCTGTGGTCGTCGTGTTCGTGCTGACCGTGACCGCGCTGTACCTCGGCGGCATCGATCTGGTGTTCGCCAAGCTGCTCGAGCCGATTTTGAGATCCCGGTAA